One region of Mucilaginibacter gotjawali genomic DNA includes:
- a CDS encoding SusC/RagA family TonB-linked outer membrane protein, whose amino-acid sequence MKLTLILIVAFSLQSVANVYSQQKVTINLKSADFMKVISVIQKQTNYHFVLSERKIPVTKNLSINVENENVTEVLNRLLANTGFTYVQLDNNLIVITTKNEVVSNKVVSGKVTDEKGEPLPGVTIKLKGTTFGTTSDINGAFSINVPDNAILVFSFIGYQAQEVAVGGKTSVTVSLVPSSKGLSEVVVTALGIKKDEKKLGYSVTTVGGDLLDKAKESNVAYSLEGRVAGLSISGTNGGAGSSARILLRGVTSLTAGPPLFVINGVPMDNTQRGQSGEWGGADYGDGIANINPDDIETMTVLKGQSASALYGTRAVNGVILITTKSGKKNSGFGVEYNTNYQFDKVVDNTDFQTTYGQGENGTKPSSVAEALSTGSLAWGAKLDGSSVIQFDGKSYAYSKTSDDYTKFYKVGGTFTNTVAFTGGNETGAFRLSLSDLNNNAITPNSGLDRKTFNFNGSQTVIKNLDVNLIANYIIDNEKNRSGLSDGPGNPNNVQFLAPNEAQSILKPGYDSNGNETSFTNDIYVTNPYFAAYKFVTNTQRERLISSLSAKYSFTPWAYLQGRVGYDDIHDNRLSITPTGTAYNSGNNGNMQVQNTIITEFNADVLAGIKHDLVKNFLNLDFSAGGNIRKSDYEGTYINANNFIIPYFYDLSNGQTRSAGNVQPTKQQVNSAYYTADFSIKDFLVIGTTGRYDYYSSIRSSVGPGIFTPSVSASFIFSDLLHINGLDFGKIRASYAKTSAGAPPFQNQVYYSVANSINGTNSGSMSTQLPNLFLKPYTLGEFEIGTEMKFWNDRFGFDVAYFAKKSKNEILDGNIDISTGYWNAYVPTASTQNRGIEIEVHGTPFKSKDFSWTPSFNFTYVKNKILSTDQSNTNVGLGTYRPLNATTAFVVGLPGPQIMANDYKRDASGNIIFDATGNAESTGRIPMGSVIPKIYGGLNNEFNYKRLSLSFLADYRFGNKVLSATNYYAIYRGLDKMTLVGRESGVVGVGVTESGSPNTVNVPAETYYQNLARNISALNVLDGSFIKLRQVSFGYTFPHELLNGTPFNSITFSLVGRNLWTIMKHTNNIDPESNFAPGINYAGIEGTSVPAVRTYGFNVNFKFKK is encoded by the coding sequence ATGAAATTAACACTTATTTTAATAGTAGCATTTAGCCTGCAATCAGTAGCAAATGTTTATTCTCAACAAAAAGTCACTATCAATTTAAAATCTGCCGATTTTATGAAAGTGATTTCTGTTATTCAAAAACAAACCAACTATCATTTTGTATTAAGCGAACGCAAAATACCTGTAACAAAGAATTTATCGATCAACGTTGAAAATGAGAATGTAACTGAAGTGCTTAACCGTTTATTGGCTAATACAGGGTTTACTTATGTACAGCTTGATAACAACTTAATTGTTATTACTACTAAAAATGAGGTGGTAAGCAACAAAGTTGTAAGTGGTAAAGTAACCGATGAAAAGGGAGAGCCTTTGCCGGGAGTAACAATCAAACTGAAAGGGACCACCTTCGGCACCACTTCTGACATCAACGGTGCTTTTTCCATCAATGTACCTGATAATGCCATCCTGGTGTTTTCATTTATAGGGTACCAGGCACAGGAAGTAGCAGTAGGCGGAAAAACGTCTGTTACCGTTTCGCTTGTTCCTTCAAGCAAAGGCTTAAGTGAAGTTGTAGTTACGGCTCTTGGTATCAAAAAGGACGAAAAGAAACTGGGTTACTCAGTTACCACTGTTGGCGGCGACCTGTTAGATAAAGCCAAAGAAAGTAACGTTGCTTATTCATTAGAAGGCCGCGTTGCCGGTTTAAGCATCAGCGGAACCAACGGTGGCGCAGGGTCATCAGCGCGAATCTTATTGCGCGGTGTAACCAGCCTTACTGCTGGCCCTCCACTTTTTGTAATCAACGGCGTTCCGATGGATAACACGCAAAGAGGTCAGTCAGGCGAATGGGGCGGTGCTGATTATGGCGATGGTATTGCCAATATCAACCCCGACGACATTGAAACAATGACTGTTCTAAAGGGGCAATCAGCCTCGGCGCTTTATGGTACGAGAGCGGTTAATGGTGTTATTTTAATAACAACTAAATCGGGTAAGAAAAACTCAGGTTTTGGTGTTGAATATAATACCAACTATCAGTTTGATAAAGTAGTTGATAATACAGATTTTCAGACCACTTATGGCCAGGGCGAAAATGGTACAAAGCCTTCAAGTGTTGCTGAAGCCCTTAGTACCGGTAGTTTAGCATGGGGTGCAAAACTCGATGGCTCATCAGTAATACAATTTGATGGTAAAAGCTATGCCTACTCAAAAACCAGTGATGACTACACTAAGTTTTACAAAGTTGGTGGCACATTCACCAATACTGTTGCATTTACAGGTGGTAATGAGACAGGTGCTTTCAGGTTATCATTGTCAGATCTGAACAATAACGCTATTACACCAAACAGTGGACTTGACAGGAAGACATTTAACTTTAACGGATCGCAAACCGTTATAAAAAACCTGGATGTAAACCTTATTGCCAATTACATCATCGATAACGAAAAGAACCGTTCAGGCTTGAGTGATGGACCAGGTAATCCTAACAACGTACAGTTTTTAGCGCCTAACGAAGCCCAGAGTATCTTAAAGCCCGGATATGATTCAAATGGTAATGAAACATCGTTTACCAATGATATTTATGTAACTAACCCTTATTTTGCTGCCTATAAGTTTGTCACCAATACACAACGTGAACGTTTAATATCTTCATTATCAGCAAAATATAGCTTTACTCCCTGGGCATATCTTCAGGGTAGGGTGGGATATGATGATATTCATGATAACCGCTTATCAATTACACCTACAGGTACCGCTTACAACTCGGGGAACAATGGTAATATGCAGGTGCAAAATACCATCATTACTGAGTTTAATGCGGATGTATTAGCCGGTATAAAACACGATCTGGTTAAGAATTTCCTGAACCTTGATTTTTCTGCAGGTGGGAACATTCGTAAAAGCGATTATGAAGGCACTTATATCAATGCAAATAATTTTATTATACCGTATTTTTATGACTTGTCCAATGGTCAAACCAGAAGCGCCGGAAATGTTCAGCCAACAAAACAACAAGTCAATTCGGCTTATTATACTGCTGATTTTTCTATAAAAGACTTTTTGGTTATTGGTACTACCGGTCGTTATGATTATTACAGCAGTATCAGAAGCAGTGTAGGCCCCGGTATATTTACGCCATCGGTTTCCGCAAGCTTTATTTTTTCTGATTTGTTGCACATCAATGGCCTTGATTTTGGTAAGATCCGCGCTTCATATGCTAAAACCAGCGCAGGTGCACCACCATTCCAAAACCAGGTGTACTATAGCGTAGCCAATTCAATTAATGGCACAAATTCTGGCAGCATGAGCACTCAGTTGCCAAATTTGTTTTTAAAACCATATACACTTGGTGAATTTGAAATTGGTACCGAAATGAAGTTTTGGAATGACCGTTTTGGATTTGACGTAGCATACTTTGCTAAAAAATCCAAAAACGAGATCCTGGACGGAAATATTGATATCTCAACCGGATACTGGAATGCTTATGTGCCAACAGCATCAACCCAAAACAGAGGTATAGAAATTGAAGTACATGGTACCCCATTCAAATCAAAGGATTTTAGCTGGACACCTTCATTCAACTTTACGTACGTTAAAAATAAAATATTATCAACCGACCAATCGAATACCAATGTTGGCCTGGGAACCTATCGTCCGTTAAATGCGACAACTGCTTTCGTGGTAGGCTTGCCCGGTCCGCAAATTATGGCGAATGACTATAAACGGGACGCAAGTGGTAATATTATATTTGATGCAACAGGTAACGCAGAATCGACTGGCCGTATACCAATGGGAAGTGTAATACCGAAAATTTATGGTGGTTTAAATAACGAATTTAACTACAAGCGTCTTAGTTTATCGTTCCTGGCTGATTACCGTTTCGGTAATAAGGTATTATCTGCCACTAACTATTACGCAATTTATCGTGGTTTAGATAAAATGACCCTTGTTGGTCGTGAATCAGGTGTTGTGGGTGTTGGCGTAACCGAATCGGGCTCTCCAAATACTGTAAACGTACCTGCAGAAACTTATTATCAGAATTTAGCACGTAATATCTCTGCATTGAATGTTCTGGATGGTAGTTTCATCAAACTTCGCCAGGTAAGTTTCGGATATACTTTCCCGCACGAATTACTGAACGGAACACCATTTAATTCTATAACATTCTCGTTAGTAGGCCGGAATTTATGGACTATTATGAAACACACAAACAACATTGATCCTGAGTCAAATTTTGCTCCCGGTATAAATTATGCTGGTATCGAAGGTACAAGTGTACCTGCCGTAAGGACATATGGGTTTAATGTAAACTTCAAATTTAAAAAATAA
- a CDS encoding alpha-L-fucosidase, which translates to MKKLLFSILLLPLHIVVAQQHQMSKSYVVPDDTLVQQKLGKWQDLKFGLFMHWGTYSQWGW; encoded by the coding sequence ATGAAAAAACTACTTTTCTCTATTTTACTACTACCCTTACATATAGTGGTAGCGCAACAGCACCAAATGTCAAAAAGCTATGTAGTTCCCGATGATACGCTTGTACAGCAAAAGCTGGGTAAATGGCAGGACCTTAAATTTGGTTTATTTATGCATTGGGGCACGTACAGCCAATGGGGGTGGTAG
- a CDS encoding alpha-L-fucosidase, which produces MGVVESWSICPEDEGWTQRTGPYAADYYGYKKAYENLQTTFNPQNFHPEKWVAAAKAAGMKYVVFTTKHHDGFCMFDTKQTDYKITSTKTPFSSDPRSNITSEIFNAFRKENFMIGAYFSKPDWHSENYWWPYFPPKDRNVNYDPAKYPERWQKFKDYTYNQIQELMTGYGKVDILWLDGGWVRPKSTIDSSVDWQRTITFNQDIDMPRIASMGRSKQPGLIVVDRTVTGQYENYTTPEQQVPNEPLDHPWESCITMGNSWSYVPGDQYKSANQIVTLLVKIVSRGGNLLMNIGPGPDGDWDPVAYDRLKQIGDWIKVNGEGIYNSTSIAPYSESNIYYTKSKKANTIYAFVLSEKDKVELPQNIALHLKGIAKIKKVSLLGSDKKLKWTASADGISINIPASLQTNNGLSQAAVFKIQY; this is translated from the coding sequence ATGGGGGTGGTAGAAAGCTGGAGTATATGCCCGGAGGACGAAGGATGGACGCAACGCACAGGCCCCTATGCCGCCGATTATTACGGGTATAAAAAAGCCTACGAAAACCTGCAAACTACTTTTAACCCGCAAAACTTTCACCCCGAAAAATGGGTAGCGGCTGCTAAAGCCGCGGGTATGAAGTATGTTGTTTTTACTACCAAGCACCACGACGGTTTTTGCATGTTTGATACCAAACAAACCGACTATAAAATAACCAGCACAAAAACGCCTTTTTCATCAGATCCGCGAAGTAATATTACCAGCGAGATATTTAATGCTTTCAGGAAAGAAAATTTTATGATCGGCGCTTATTTTTCAAAGCCCGACTGGCATTCAGAAAATTACTGGTGGCCCTACTTCCCGCCAAAAGACCGGAATGTAAATTATGACCCTGCAAAATACCCCGAACGCTGGCAGAAATTTAAGGATTATACCTATAACCAAATACAGGAACTAATGACAGGTTATGGAAAAGTTGATATCCTGTGGCTGGATGGCGGCTGGGTTAGGCCAAAAAGCACAATTGACAGTTCAGTTGACTGGCAGCGAACCATTACCTTTAACCAGGATATTGATATGCCGCGCATCGCATCCATGGGGCGCAGCAAACAACCCGGATTGATTGTCGTTGACCGAACCGTTACAGGTCAATATGAGAATTATACTACCCCTGAGCAACAAGTTCCAAATGAGCCTTTGGACCATCCATGGGAAAGCTGCATTACCATGGGAAATTCATGGAGTTATGTACCCGGTGATCAATACAAATCGGCTAACCAGATCGTTACATTACTGGTTAAAATCGTTTCGCGCGGCGGTAATTTATTGATGAATATCGGCCCCGGCCCTGACGGTGATTGGGATCCGGTAGCGTATGACAGGTTAAAACAAATTGGCGATTGGATAAAAGTAAACGGTGAGGGTATCTATAACAGCACCTCAATAGCCCCCTACTCCGAGTCCAATATCTATTATACCAAATCAAAAAAAGCCAATACAATTTATGCATTCGTTTTATCAGAAAAGGATAAGGTTGAACTCCCCCAAAACATAGCGCTGCATTTGAAAGGCATCGCAAAAATTAAAAAGGTAAGTCTTTTAGGCAGTGATAAAAAGCTGAAATGGACTGCGTCAGCAGATGGCATCAGCATAAACATCCCTGCATCTTTGCAGACCAATAACGGGCTAAGTCAAGCCGCAGTTTTTAAAATTCAATATTAA
- a CDS encoding FecR family protein has translation MINERFIELLTKKLSDEINESEADELKYILVNDEECRNQYNIFKTYWAEDQEQYSNNDLMFRRIKRKIGVVDGDEPVAEKSFKKTSWFWRGIAAALLAGICFAAYFYSNYYQFVTQPNPVAKLEVAKTSSRVKSKITLSDGTVITLNSETTLRYPPVFNGQTREVYLNGEAFFDVFKDHKHPFIVHAGKMNVRVLGTAFNIKSYANDTRTETTLIRGAIEVTMADRPSDRIILKPNEKLILNNTKNTVIAKRGPDNNLITRHTDTVYTNYALTNLTHLKSNDTTVVETSWVNNKLIFKDQAFNEIANQMERWYGVKIKFRNESVKDYRFTGVFENENVLQALDALKLIESFNYKYKDETVYIY, from the coding sequence ATGATAAACGAAAGATTTATTGAGTTACTCACCAAAAAGCTTTCTGATGAAATTAACGAAAGCGAAGCAGATGAGTTAAAATATATACTGGTTAACGACGAGGAATGCCGGAATCAATACAATATTTTTAAGACTTACTGGGCTGAAGATCAGGAACAATATTCCAATAATGATTTGATGTTCCGCCGGATCAAAAGGAAGATTGGTGTAGTTGACGGCGATGAACCGGTAGCTGAAAAGAGTTTCAAAAAGACGTCCTGGTTTTGGAGAGGTATAGCTGCTGCATTACTTGCAGGAATATGTTTTGCTGCTTATTTCTATTCAAATTATTACCAATTTGTTACGCAGCCAAACCCGGTTGCAAAACTTGAAGTCGCAAAAACATCAAGCAGGGTAAAATCAAAAATCACCCTTAGCGATGGTACAGTAATTACCCTGAATTCTGAGACCACTTTAAGGTATCCGCCTGTTTTTAATGGTCAAACCCGCGAAGTTTATTTGAACGGCGAAGCGTTTTTTGACGTTTTTAAAGATCACAAACATCCCTTTATCGTGCATGCGGGCAAAATGAATGTAAGGGTACTTGGGACGGCGTTTAACATAAAATCCTATGCTAACGACACCCGTACCGAAACAACGCTGATCAGGGGGGCCATAGAAGTTACCATGGCCGACCGCCCGTCTGACAGGATCATTCTAAAGCCCAACGAAAAGTTGATTTTAAATAATACGAAAAACACAGTTATTGCAAAACGCGGGCCGGATAACAATTTAATTACCAGGCATACAGATACCGTATATACCAATTACGCATTAACCAACCTTACCCACCTCAAATCAAATGACACCACCGTGGTTGAAACGTCGTGGGTAAATAATAAACTTATTTTTAAAGATCAGGCATTTAACGAGATAGCCAACCAGATGGAACGCTGGTATGGTGTTAAAATAAAATTCAGAAATGAGAGTGTTAAAGATTACCGCTTTACTGGTGTTTTTGAAAATGAAAACGTTTTGCAGGCCCTTGATGCGCTTAAATTAATTGAAAGTTTTAATTACAAATATAAAGATGAAACAGTTTATATCTATTAA
- a CDS encoding glycoside hydrolase family 2 protein yields MSPTKLIKPQFLLYLLLFTICLNGNLYAQSSYELNSGWKCADIGSVKISGYELSKPDFNAKNWMPATVPGTVLTTLLNNKKVPDPFFGMNNEQIPDIYKTGAAYYTYWFIKDFTESPTTKGSQVYLNLRGVNYSCDIFLNGNKLNKTLQKGMFLRFSYNITSFLAKNGANRLAILVYPPDVLGNANGGQGGDGTIARNVGLQYTAGWDWIQPVRDRNTGIWDKVTIQKTGAVRISDTHVITLVPGQRFPDGPQSPANIQVSATLNNAATAPVSGTLRFELDGKTISKTVTLKPSSTQQVNFNDFTLQNPKLWWPNGYGPQNLYNLKVSFVANGNKLSNQQSLKVGVRQLQSEYNEHTGSRQIEVNGQKIFIKGGNWIISDEMMRLSDARYDAEVRFHRDMNLNLIRVWGGAMIERPEFFDACDKYGILVFQDLWGSGDCNGRWMDPMKLDDQWTRRKYPDDHGLFLRSAEDQIKMVRNHASLAIWCGGNEITPPEDILVPLRDSILPRLDNTRWFVDYSNSDAMSHNTLGDNGDGPYGIQPLSVFWEHRTFPFNSEVGSVGLSDYESLKRFIPTSHLSPPVYDEDTHKTKTDEVWDYHKYIGYDTSIARYGKVKNAEDFSNKAQLVNYDQYRGLAEGFTSHMWDWYTGFIIWKTQNPWTAMRGQMYDYYLDPNACLYGLHNGSAPLHIMYNPVNGMVMAANNTFKARRSMMLVVKTFDMTGKDSLITQVFADIGATTTKRYFSIKKTIDEMAAKEGVFLSLQLLDADKKLITENLYWIPDQKGNFSGLQKMKLNDLAIKAKYFKPGQVEVTLDNTQNHSLAFFNRLSLVNADTKTRLLPAFYSDNYVSVLPGERKKVIIDYQPGIAQKDLQVEVSGWNVSKRYLPIDNN; encoded by the coding sequence ATGTCGCCAACTAAACTGATCAAGCCGCAATTTTTACTTTATCTTCTTTTATTTACCATCTGCCTGAACGGCAACCTTTACGCGCAAAGCAGCTATGAATTAAATTCAGGCTGGAAATGCGCTGATATAGGCAGTGTAAAAATATCAGGGTACGAACTTTCCAAGCCTGACTTTAATGCTAAAAACTGGATGCCCGCTACCGTACCCGGCACTGTTTTAACTACGCTTTTAAATAACAAAAAAGTCCCTGACCCATTTTTCGGGATGAATAATGAACAGATTCCTGATATCTACAAAACCGGTGCAGCCTATTATACCTATTGGTTTATCAAGGATTTTACCGAATCACCAACAACAAAGGGCAGCCAGGTTTATCTTAACCTGCGTGGGGTAAATTACAGCTGCGACATTTTCCTTAACGGCAATAAGCTGAATAAAACCCTGCAAAAAGGCATGTTTTTACGCTTTAGCTATAATATCACCTCTTTTTTAGCCAAAAATGGCGCCAATCGCCTGGCCATATTGGTATACCCGCCCGACGTTTTAGGCAATGCTAACGGCGGCCAGGGCGGCGATGGCACAATTGCCCGCAATGTAGGTTTGCAATATACCGCCGGCTGGGACTGGATCCAGCCCGTACGCGACAGAAACACCGGGATCTGGGACAAAGTGACCATACAAAAAACCGGCGCGGTGCGCATCAGCGACACGCATGTAATTACCCTGGTACCGGGACAAAGGTTTCCTGATGGCCCCCAAAGTCCGGCCAACATACAGGTTTCTGCAACGTTGAACAATGCAGCAACCGCACCGGTATCGGGCACTTTAAGGTTCGAGCTGGACGGAAAAACCATTTCAAAAACTGTCACTTTAAAACCTTCATCCACACAACAAGTTAACTTTAACGACTTTACCCTCCAAAACCCAAAGCTTTGGTGGCCGAATGGTTACGGGCCTCAAAACCTTTACAACTTAAAGGTGAGTTTCGTCGCCAATGGCAATAAATTATCTAATCAGCAATCATTGAAAGTTGGCGTAAGGCAACTGCAATCGGAATATAACGAGCATACGGGCAGCAGGCAGATAGAAGTAAACGGGCAAAAAATATTTATTAAAGGCGGTAACTGGATCATCTCTGACGAGATGATGCGCCTTTCGGACGCCCGTTACGACGCTGAAGTACGCTTTCACCGGGATATGAACCTGAACCTGATCAGGGTTTGGGGTGGCGCCATGATTGAACGCCCTGAGTTTTTCGACGCCTGCGATAAATATGGCATCCTGGTTTTCCAGGATCTTTGGGGATCAGGCGATTGCAACGGACGCTGGATGGACCCCATGAAGCTGGACGATCAATGGACCCGGAGAAAATATCCCGATGACCATGGCCTGTTCCTGCGCTCGGCAGAGGATCAGATCAAAATGGTTCGCAATCATGCTTCCCTGGCTATCTGGTGCGGAGGCAACGAGATTACCCCGCCTGAAGATATTTTGGTACCGCTGCGCGATAGTATTTTACCCCGTTTGGATAATACCCGCTGGTTTGTAGATTACTCCAATTCTGATGCCATGTCGCATAATACACTTGGTGATAATGGCGACGGGCCTTATGGTATCCAGCCACTATCAGTGTTTTGGGAACACCGGACTTTTCCTTTTAACTCCGAGGTTGGATCAGTCGGTTTAAGTGATTATGAATCGCTTAAACGGTTTATTCCGACCAGTCATTTATCACCACCGGTTTATGATGAGGATACCCATAAAACAAAAACAGACGAAGTTTGGGATTACCATAAGTACATTGGTTATGATACCAGCATTGCACGGTATGGTAAAGTAAAAAACGCCGAAGACTTTAGCAATAAGGCCCAACTAGTTAACTACGACCAGTACCGCGGCCTGGCCGAAGGTTTTACTTCGCATATGTGGGACTGGTACACCGGCTTCATCATCTGGAAGACTCAAAACCCATGGACGGCCATGCGCGGCCAGATGTATGACTACTATTTAGACCCCAACGCCTGCCTTTATGGTCTGCATAACGGCAGTGCACCTTTGCACATTATGTACAACCCGGTTAATGGCATGGTGATGGCAGCCAATAATACCTTTAAAGCCCGAAGGAGCATGATGCTGGTTGTAAAAACCTTCGATATGACGGGTAAAGATAGCCTCATCACCCAGGTTTTTGCTGACATTGGGGCTACCACCACCAAAAGATATTTCTCCATAAAAAAAACCATTGATGAAATGGCCGCCAAAGAGGGCGTTTTTCTTTCGCTGCAGTTGCTTGATGCCGATAAAAAGCTGATCACCGAAAACCTGTACTGGATACCCGACCAAAAAGGAAACTTCTCCGGACTGCAAAAAATGAAGCTTAACGATCTGGCGATTAAAGCCAAATACTTTAAACCGGGGCAGGTTGAAGTTACGCTGGATAATACCCAAAACCATTCGTTGGCATTTTTCAACCGGTTGTCACTGGTAAATGCGGATACCAAAACAAGGTTATTGCCTGCCTTTTACAGCGATAACTATGTGAGCGTTTTGCCCGGTGAACGAAAAAAGGTAATTATTGACTACCAGCCAGGTATTGCACAAAAGGACCTGCAGGTAGAGGTCAGCGGATGGAATGTAAGCAAGAGATACCTACCGATCGATAACAACTGA
- a CDS encoding RNA polymerase sigma-70 factor — protein MKVINKPDIFSLWKQICFDDDLKSFELLFHALNARLIKFCVFYIRQKEAAEEIVSDVFVKCWESRKNLTGIVNPETYLFVAVKNQSFNYLKKYSNIHVVQIEESNEVEFINTFDPAKELERKELHFLLDQAIASLPQQACIVFRLIKEDGMKYKEVAEILNISPRTVQTQLFRAMKKLSVILAAHQVSSKSAVNSSVPSPLLGLSVFFILLKIFFIGL, from the coding sequence TTGAAAGTTATAAATAAACCGGATATTTTTAGCTTGTGGAAACAAATATGCTTTGACGACGACCTGAAATCGTTTGAATTGCTGTTCCATGCTTTGAATGCCAGGCTTATAAAGTTTTGCGTATTTTATATCAGGCAGAAAGAAGCGGCAGAAGAGATAGTGTCTGATGTGTTTGTAAAGTGCTGGGAGTCGCGAAAGAATCTGACTGGTATTGTCAATCCAGAAACCTACCTGTTTGTAGCTGTTAAAAACCAATCTTTCAATTACCTCAAAAAATATTCCAATATACATGTTGTCCAGATAGAGGAATCAAACGAGGTTGAATTTATAAATACTTTCGATCCTGCAAAGGAGCTTGAACGAAAGGAACTACATTTTTTGCTTGATCAGGCTATCGCTTCGCTACCACAACAGGCGTGTATTGTTTTCAGGTTGATTAAGGAAGACGGTATGAAATATAAAGAAGTGGCTGAAATATTAAATATTTCTCCCCGAACAGTTCAAACCCAACTTTTTAGGGCGATGAAAAAGCTAAGCGTTATTTTAGCTGCCCACCAGGTTTCTTCAAAATCAGCGGTAAATTCTTCCGTTCCCTCTCCATTGTTGGGCCTTTCCGTGTTTTTTATATTATTAAAAATATTTTTTATCGGCTTGTAG
- a CDS encoding sugar MFS transporter, which yields MTTIASPKPPTAQNKSSKAIVIIGILFFIFGFATWMNSVLIPYLKLACELNNFQAYFVTFAFYISYFVMAIPSAMVLKVTGFKKGMAIGLAVMALGALIFIPAALERTYLLFLLGLFVMGTGLAILQTASNPYIVILGPPESAAKRISIMGICNKVAGAIAPIVLGSIVLGDADNLKLRLKTMPIAEKTQQLNELASRVIPPYIVIVVILLLLTVFIFFSGLPEIDTDHEDETVAIANTHKTSVFQFPYLVLGVLTLFLYVGAEVLAGDSIINYGAGQGIPLSTAKFFTTCTLIGMIAGYLVGIFCIPKYFTQQFALKVSAILGVIFTLGALFAKGYFSVFFIALLGLANSLMWPAIWPMAIIGLGKFTKIGSSLMIMAIAGGALIPLAYGRIADKTSLQQAYWILVPIYIFILYYSVKGYKAGRAPVEPAGKLYPVAE from the coding sequence ATGACAACTATCGCATCCCCAAAACCACCCACGGCTCAAAATAAAAGCTCCAAAGCTATTGTGATTATTGGTATCCTGTTTTTCATTTTTGGTTTTGCAACCTGGATGAACTCTGTGCTGATACCCTATTTAAAATTAGCTTGCGAACTCAATAATTTTCAGGCTTATTTTGTAACATTTGCGTTCTATATCTCCTACTTCGTAATGGCCATACCATCGGCCATGGTATTAAAGGTTACTGGTTTTAAAAAAGGCATGGCTATCGGGCTTGCTGTCATGGCACTGGGCGCTTTAATTTTTATTCCTGCGGCACTTGAGCGCACCTATTTATTGTTTTTATTAGGTTTATTTGTGATGGGAACCGGTTTAGCTATTTTACAAACTGCCTCAAACCCTTACATCGTTATTTTAGGCCCGCCTGAAAGTGCAGCAAAGCGAATCAGCATTATGGGCATCTGTAATAAAGTAGCCGGGGCAATTGCGCCGATTGTGCTTGGCTCCATTGTGCTTGGTGATGCCGATAACCTCAAACTACGCCTCAAAACCATGCCCATTGCCGAAAAAACACAGCAGCTTAATGAACTTGCCTCCAGGGTAATCCCCCCTTATATCGTAATTGTTGTCATCCTGTTACTCCTTACCGTATTTATTTTCTTTTCTGGTTTACCCGAAATTGATACCGATCATGAAGACGAGACTGTTGCCATTGCCAATACCCATAAAACCAGCGTTTTTCAATTTCCATACCTGGTACTGGGGGTATTAACTTTGTTTTTATACGTTGGTGCGGAAGTGCTTGCAGGCGACTCAATTATCAACTACGGCGCCGGCCAGGGCATCCCACTCTCTACGGCCAAGTTTTTTACTACCTGCACCCTCATCGGAATGATTGCCGGCTACCTGGTTGGTATTTTTTGTATACCAAAATATTTTACACAGCAATTTGCTTTAAAAGTATCGGCCATATTAGGGGTAATTTTTACTTTGGGGGCACTTTTTGCCAAAGGATATTTTTCGGTATTTTTCATTGCTTTGCTCGGCCTTGCCAATTCACTCATGTGGCCCGCCATATGGCCAATGGCCATTATCGGGTTGGGAAAATTCACCAAAATCGGCTCTTCATTAATGATCATGGCTATTGCCGGAGGGGCCTTAATCCCCCTTGCCTACGGGCGGATTGCTGATAAAACAAGCCTGCAGCAAGCTTATTGGATCTTGGTGCCGATCTATATTTTTATTCTTTATTACAGTGTAAAGGGGTACAAAGCCGGCCGGGCACCTGTTGAGCCTGCTGGAAAATTATACCCTGTGGCCGAATAA